A single genomic interval of Nostoc commune NIES-4072 harbors:
- a CDS encoding SHOCT domain-containing protein, giving the protein MLTKRKSRSVAAVLAFSGTLAPISGLHKFYLGQRLWGILYVLLSWTPIPKVASAIEGVWYLAQNEEAFDQNFNLGKSATKNSQKVSNQVGAIADAMRELDALRQDGLISEYEFEQKRRQLLDQIS; this is encoded by the coding sequence ATGTTGACTAAGCGCAAAAGTCGAAGTGTTGCTGCTGTTTTAGCTTTTTCTGGCACACTGGCACCAATTTCAGGATTACATAAATTCTATCTGGGACAGAGGTTATGGGGCATTTTGTATGTGTTGCTTTCATGGACACCGATCCCCAAGGTAGCTAGTGCCATTGAGGGAGTTTGGTATTTAGCTCAAAATGAAGAAGCTTTTGATCAAAATTTTAATCTAGGTAAGTCAGCAACAAAAAACTCACAAAAAGTTAGTAATCAGGTAGGAGCGATCGCTGACGCAATGCGGGAATTGGATGCTTTGCGCCAGGATGGGCTAATTTCAGAGTATGAATTTGAGCAAAAGCGCCGCCAATTGCTAGACCAGATTTCTTGA
- a CDS encoding helix-hairpin-helix domain-containing protein, whose translation MNNWLPLNPKLQKLRAKLLNDPYYRLQSGEEIQIAAKLGIRIDANRATVDDWLRLPGLSIHQARSLVELSRSGVKFYCIEDIAAALAVPAPRLEPLKPLLNFIYYDHESLESPAHLINPNTATVENLAQIPFIDLSLAHAVVQNRQSAGPYRNLADFQRRLELPGDAIAQLMYYLRF comes from the coding sequence ATGAATAATTGGCTACCTTTGAACCCCAAGCTGCAAAAACTCCGGGCCAAGCTCCTCAACGATCCCTACTATCGCTTACAATCTGGGGAAGAAATTCAGATAGCGGCTAAATTAGGTATTCGCATTGATGCTAATCGAGCCACTGTAGATGATTGGTTACGCTTACCAGGTTTGTCAATTCACCAAGCGCGATCGCTTGTAGAACTTTCGCGTTCGGGTGTTAAATTTTACTGTATTGAAGATATCGCTGCGGCTTTGGCTGTACCAGCGCCGCGCCTGGAGCCATTAAAACCTCTGCTGAATTTTATTTACTACGATCACGAATCTCTAGAAAGTCCGGCCCATTTAATCAATCCAAATACAGCAACAGTTGAAAATTTAGCCCAAATTCCATTTATAGATTTGTCTCTAGCACATGCAGTAGTGCAAAATCGGCAATCAGCCGGGCCTTATCGTAACCTAGCTGATTTCCAACGGCGTTTGGAGTTACCTGGTGATGCGATCGCTCAACTGATGTATTATTTAAGGTTTTAA